The following DNA comes from Methanosarcina vacuolata Z-761.
TCTCAAAGTGTTCAAGCACAAGTTCAACACACCTTTCAATAAGAAAAGTGTCTGCTTCAGGCATTCCCTCAATCGATCCGTGGACTTTTTTCTCGCGATCCGAGAGTTCCACCTCTGAATATGTTTTTAAACCAGTTCCAAATGCCGCACCTTTCCAGGTTGCAAATGCCGCGATAATGGTTCCTGCTCCTGATGCGCAGGCGTGCCCTTCAAGTATCATCATGCTGAGAATGCGCTGTTCTTTAATATTTTTTACTGCGTTCTTCACAGGACCCAGGTCTCCTGAAACGCAGAGCTCTGCAACATATTCATAAAAAAAGCGGAAATCCACAAATATAAATAGTAAAGTTAAATCACGTATATAAAAAGAGACTTCTAACTATTATTAGAAAGTTATATTTGAATCAGGAATAAACATTTCTAATTCCAGGTCTAGCAGATTAAATCAAAAACGGGGAATTATTATCGAAACCAGGAAAGTACAGCAGACAGGTGGATCTACTTACATTATTTCTCTCCCTAAACAATGGGCTGAAAAAGTTGGGATCAAAACAGGCACTAGAGTCTCCATTCAACCCCAGCCTGACGGAAAATTACTGATAAATCCCATTCTTGAAGAGCGGTCAATCAAAACAAAAAAGATTGATGTTACAGGCTGTGGAGCAAAAGCACTTGAGCGAGATATTATCGCTGCATATCTCCATGGATATGACAGGATTGAACTTTTCTCGGAAAGGATACTCGTCGAACAGAAGCAAACAATTAGGAAGGTATGCTACAAACTCATAGGTCCTGAAATTATTGAAGAAACCTCAAACTGCGTGATTATCCAGGATCTCCTTAACCCGAATGAACTTCCGATCAAAAAAAGTGTACAGAGGATGTTCCTTATTGCGGCGTCCATGCAAAAGGATGCGGTAAGAGCCTTTAAAACTATTGATTATGACCTTGCACTTGACGTAAGTCAGAGAGATGACGAGGTTGACAGGTTATATCTCCTGATCTCCAAGCAGTTTCGCTCGATTCTCTGTGAAGGAGGAATGCCGGGCACTACAGAAACAGGTATAGAGGAATACCACGAGTTCAGAATGGCGGCAAGCCCGATAGAAAGGATAGCCGACCACGCACAGAAAATAGCAAATACCGCCTCAAAGATGCAAGAGATCGTTGATGATAAGGTAATGGAAGAAGTCGATAAACTCAATGCTGCTTATATGGAACTTGTAAAACAGTCAGTTGAGGCCCTATTTGAAGCGAATACTTCTCTTGCAAATCAGGTAATAGACAACGTTGACAACATGCGCGCATGGGTAGAAGAACTGCATGAATCTATTCTGAAATTGGAATCCAATGAGATTATGATTTCACTCGGGACAGTCGTAGACAGTTTATCCAGAATAGGAGACCTTAGCTCCAATATAGCCGAAATTGCTATAAACATGGCAATTCGGGATAGATAAGCAAAATCCTATCTGAGAAATCAGAAACTCTTTCCAACTTGAAAATGTAAAGGTAAATAATAGATATTTCCAGGTAAAATTTCTATGTGTTTCCAGGTAAAAGCTCTCAAAAGTAATAAAAAAGTTAAATATATAACTAAGGTCTGAAATCGAAATAATAGGCTTAGCTTTCAATGCTCTGAGTTGCTCAAAAAATATATTTGAATTTATAAAACGATCTCAGAGTTTCTAAAAGATATATTGAAATATATAGAGGAAAAATGAGCTGTAAAAATTATAAAAAGAATTAAGTGAGAAAGACACTAGAAAAAATATTCTCATAAAAACGATTTATATTTTTAAGGTTGAATGAATAAAAATCGGAAAAAATATAAAGGAAAGTGCAGAACATCACTGCACATATAAAAATTTAGTACTAACAAAAAGAGTTCGTGAGAGCTCAAAGTCTTCTGGATAACAAGTTTTTTATCTCTGGATA
Coding sequences within:
- a CDS encoding phosphate uptake regulator PhoU, which gives rise to MIIQDLLNPNELPIKKSVQRMFLIAASMQKDAVRAFKTIDYDLALDVSQRDDEVDRLYLLISKQFRSILCEGGMPGTTETGIEEYHEFRMAASPIERIADHAQKIANTASKMQEIVDDKVMEEVDKLNAAYMELVKQSVEALFEANTSLANQVIDNVDNMRAWVEELHESILKLESNEIMISLGTVVDSLSRIGDLSSNIAEIAINMAIRDR